The Oreochromis niloticus isolate F11D_XX linkage group LG13, O_niloticus_UMD_NMBU, whole genome shotgun sequence genome has a window encoding:
- the fbxo5 gene encoding F-box only protein 5: MSHSNGIIMKFAACESPRASAVEAKASPIKEPIPIKPLCSPVKVTTVLFSPKNNTSAIHDKENSTGIVHDRTLEFEDSGYLSLQNSQIEYHHENEEDDHLLGKPTVVLSTSTNQGIPHNSPSKCQVRSAPIQPEAVCTPVVHPQRRTAVYSSSTPSGHHSDGPLPILNFQQVVCEELAKSYEKNKRYDWSIVTKVAENFLLDRVIGRQMGLEYIDIFQFLLARNMKCILTKILAFLEDSDLISCKKVSRTWRKIICEDTAALRRCQRAEQELRESRNSLRQRGIGLTRDVAVSRMVLSCMQTMASSKTPSSSSSSSSTPSCMTTRRAAASQRGSTPTSRCSRFNEYIQAASTLKQHESLRACKRCGSPATHLNEVQKATCTRPSCLFTFCTRCQESFHGSTPCRTVTPRANFSKTSPLLPGSTRSKRNIRRL, encoded by the exons ATGTCTCATTCTAACGGAATCATCATGAAGTTTGCCGCGTGCGAATCTCCAAGAGCCTCTGCCGTGGAGGCCAAAGCTTCCCCAATAAAAGAGCCCATCCCCATCAAACCTCTGTGTTCCCCTGTAAAGGTGACCACTGTGTTGTTCTCTCCGAAGAACAACACCAGTGCAATCCACGACAAGGAAAACAGCACTGGCATAGTGCATGACAGGACTCTGGAGTTTGAGGACAGTGGTTATCTGTCTCTGCAAAACAGTCAGATTGAATATCACCATGAGAACGAAGAGGATGACCACCTCCTGGGAAAGCCCACAGTAGTGCTGTCTACTTCTACAAATCAAGGAATTCCACATAATTCTCCTTCAAAATGCCAAGTAAGGAGCGCCCCTATTCAGCCGGAGGCAGTCTGCACTCCTGTGGTTCATCCCCAGAGGAGAACTGCGGTATACTCGTCGTCCACCCCATCCGGCCATCACAGCGATGGCCCCCTGCCTATACTGAACTTCCAGCAGGTTGTGTGTGAAGAACTTGCTAAGAGCTATGAGAAGAATAAGAG GTACGACTGGAGCATTGTCACAAAAGTTGCAGAGAATTTTCTTTTGGATCGGGTGATTGGACGTCAGATGGGCTTGGAGTACATCGATATCTTTCAGTTTCTGCTGGCCAGAAacatgaaatgtatcctgacaaAGATCCTGGCCTTTCTGGAAGACTCGGACCTCATTAG TTGTAAGAAAGTGAGCAGGACTTGGAGGAAAATCATCTGTGAAGATACAGCAGCTCTGAGGCGGTGTCAGCGAGCTGAGCAGGAACTCAGG GAGTCAAGGAACTCTCTGAGACAGAGGGGTATTGGTTTGACAAGAGATGTGGCCGTCTCCAGGATGGTGCTGTCCTGCATGCAGACCATGGCTTCCTCAAAGactccatcttcatcatcatcctcctcgTCCACCCCCAGCTGCATGACCACCAGACGGGCTGCTGCCTCTCAGAGGGGCAGCACACCCACCTCCCGATGCTCACGCTTCAACGAGTACATCCAG GCTGCCAGCACTCTGAAGCAGCACGAGTCTCTTCGTGCCTGCAAGCGCTGCGGCTCACCAGCAACACATCTGAATGAGGTTCAGAAAGCTACGTGCACTCGCCCTAGTTGTCTCTTCACCTTCTGCACTCGCTGTCAGGAGTCTTTCCATGGCTCGACCCCCTGCAGAACCGTGACGCCCCGAGCCAACTTCTCTAAGACATCACCGCTCCTACCGGGGAGCACTCGCAGCAAGAGGAACATCAGGCGACTGTGA